The following are encoded in a window of uncultured Sphaerochaeta sp. genomic DNA:
- a CDS encoding TlyA family RNA methyltransferase, producing the protein MKERKVALLQALCQQYDEYTKDQLTAYIVCRNVLVDGVLSTDPKQLVSSHATFSFTFDTYVSRGGFKLEHALNKFSLDVSGLVMLDAGSSTGGFTDCLLKHGAALVHSVDVGYNQLDWKLRTHEQVQVHERQNIMTLEYLDPPCDAAVCDLSFRSIAGAASHILSLCKNTWLVSLIKPQFEVPKGLEDFNGVVGDPEVLLDVMLRVFDLLEEDGVGIHELTKSPIKGHKGNVEFLALLKPEVGMDKNSFSSRVKALLF; encoded by the coding sequence ATGAAAGAAAGGAAGGTAGCCCTGCTGCAGGCCCTCTGCCAGCAGTATGATGAGTACACCAAGGACCAACTCACTGCATACATCGTCTGCCGTAATGTGTTGGTGGATGGAGTGTTGTCCACTGATCCCAAACAGTTGGTGTCCTCTCATGCAACCTTTTCTTTTACCTTTGATACCTATGTCTCCCGTGGTGGTTTCAAGCTCGAGCATGCCCTGAATAAGTTTTCCCTGGATGTAAGCGGATTGGTGATGCTTGATGCGGGCTCATCCACAGGAGGCTTCACGGATTGCCTGCTCAAACATGGGGCTGCCTTGGTGCATAGTGTGGATGTGGGGTACAACCAGCTCGATTGGAAACTCCGCACCCATGAGCAAGTGCAGGTGCATGAACGGCAAAACATCATGACCTTGGAATACTTGGATCCTCCTTGCGATGCTGCTGTGTGCGATCTTTCCTTCCGTTCCATTGCAGGGGCTGCAAGCCATATCCTCTCACTCTGCAAAAATACCTGGCTGGTCTCTCTGATCAAACCGCAGTTTGAGGTTCCTAAGGGCTTGGAGGATTTCAACGGAGTTGTTGGGGACCCTGAGGTTCTTTTGGATGTAATGCTTAGAGTGTTTGATTTGCTTGAAGAGGATGGGGTAGGCATACACGAACTTACAAAAAGTCCAATCAAGGGTCATAAAGGCAATGTTGAATTCCTTGCACTTCTGAAGCCAGAGGTCGGAATGGATAAGAATTCCTTTTCATCGCGAGTAAAGGCTCTATTGTTCTAA
- a CDS encoding GerMN domain-containing protein encodes MEMDEAPKPRRTISPLIILLAWILFTLGVFALGYPRVRQAIVSSGVLLYARQGEVTPLLSTQVRTVQVAFITARGKQQLVSLQTKRMGGSRYHDSYEALLKGPTREVLSSGLVSYIHPKTVLIGVTLSNKILFVDVSKEFLDSLDIEKAIEQMKTTAIAFSQVKDLVILVEGEPLEQ; translated from the coding sequence ATGGAAATGGATGAAGCTCCCAAACCAAGACGCACTATCTCTCCCTTAATTATACTATTAGCATGGATTCTTTTCACCCTTGGTGTTTTCGCCCTTGGTTATCCAAGGGTTCGCCAAGCAATCGTTTCCAGTGGTGTTCTCCTGTATGCCCGACAAGGAGAGGTCACCCCCCTCCTATCGACTCAGGTCAGGACAGTACAGGTTGCATTCATCACTGCCAGAGGAAAGCAGCAACTGGTCTCCCTCCAAACCAAACGAATGGGAGGGAGCCGATACCATGACAGTTATGAGGCACTGCTTAAGGGACCTACGAGAGAGGTGCTCAGCTCAGGATTGGTTAGCTATATTCACCCGAAAACCGTCCTTATCGGAGTAACGCTGTCAAACAAGATCCTCTTTGTTGATGTAAGTAAGGAGTTCTTGGATAGCTTGGATATTGAGAAAGCAATAGAACAGATGAAAACCACTGCCATAGCATTCAGCCAGGTCAAGGATTTGGTTATTTTGGTTGAGGGAGAACCGTTAGAACAATAG
- the ptsP gene encoding phosphoenolpyruvate--protein phosphotransferase, whose amino-acid sequence MRIFKGIAASEGLAKGKALVHRNAASAAEKRHILADGVTAELDKFKGAVNAARAHLQEHNTSKISKESKDILETHLMMLDDPEYIGQIEAYITTNLVCSQWAIDSVTNEMVRLLEQSTDELLRERALDFKDISLHLIAAVKGDGQRPLEALDEDVVLVADYLMPSELFSMDKTHILGISLDGGGRASHVAILVRAFNIPTVLATGTASRNVKDGDEIILDGSYGEVYVRPDLNVAQMLDERFALWQEHEGELKKMVDLPTEMTDGHNILLKANIQTSIEVDAVKESGASGVGLFRSEFLFMESLELPSEQRQFEAYRHVLEAVSPKPVTIRTIDIGGDKIVKGLGIDEKNPVLGWRAVRFCLSRKDIFTVQLRALLRASVYGKLQIMFPMISGVEELNAVLHLLEHVKEDCRNEQIPFDPDIKIGTMIEVPSAALCADILAKKVDFFSIGTNDLIQYTIAVDRGNEKIAYLYQPFHPGVLRSIHMIVEKAHQNNIPVSLCGEMASDPLCSVLLAGMGLDELSMGSQSLLQVRKILRSVSSEDARALAQQVLEMDSYLTINTFIREWMHDRFDHFTTI is encoded by the coding sequence ATGAGGATATTCAAGGGTATAGCGGCTTCAGAGGGGCTCGCAAAGGGCAAGGCGTTGGTGCATCGTAACGCCGCAAGTGCTGCAGAAAAACGGCATATCCTTGCTGATGGCGTGACAGCAGAGCTTGATAAATTCAAGGGAGCTGTCAATGCGGCGAGAGCACATCTGCAAGAACACAACACCAGCAAGATTTCTAAAGAGTCGAAGGATATCCTTGAGACCCACTTGATGATGCTTGATGACCCCGAGTATATCGGGCAGATCGAGGCATATATCACGACTAATCTGGTGTGCAGCCAATGGGCCATCGATTCTGTAACAAATGAGATGGTACGTTTGCTCGAACAATCCACGGATGAGTTGCTGCGTGAACGAGCTCTCGATTTCAAGGATATCTCACTCCATCTGATTGCTGCAGTCAAGGGAGATGGACAGCGACCATTGGAAGCGCTTGATGAGGACGTGGTTCTGGTTGCTGATTACCTTATGCCCTCTGAGTTGTTCAGCATGGACAAAACCCATATTCTTGGAATTAGCCTGGATGGGGGAGGCAGGGCAAGTCATGTGGCAATCCTTGTACGTGCCTTCAATATTCCTACGGTCCTTGCAACTGGTACCGCTTCCAGAAATGTGAAGGATGGAGATGAGATTATCCTGGATGGATCGTATGGGGAAGTCTATGTCCGTCCTGACTTGAATGTCGCACAGATGCTTGATGAGCGTTTTGCCCTCTGGCAGGAACATGAAGGTGAACTGAAGAAGATGGTTGACCTTCCCACTGAGATGACCGATGGGCATAATATACTGCTGAAGGCAAACATCCAGACCAGTATTGAGGTCGATGCTGTCAAGGAGAGTGGTGCTAGTGGGGTTGGATTGTTCCGCTCAGAATTCCTTTTCATGGAGTCCTTGGAACTTCCTTCTGAACAACGGCAGTTCGAGGCATACAGGCATGTCCTGGAAGCCGTTTCTCCTAAACCGGTTACCATCCGTACCATCGACATCGGTGGTGATAAGATTGTGAAAGGTCTCGGAATTGATGAGAAAAATCCTGTACTTGGTTGGAGGGCTGTACGTTTCTGTCTCTCCCGAAAGGATATTTTTACCGTACAGCTGAGAGCATTGCTCCGCGCCAGCGTATATGGTAAGTTGCAGATCATGTTTCCAATGATCAGCGGGGTCGAGGAGCTGAATGCGGTCTTGCATCTCCTTGAACATGTCAAGGAGGATTGCCGGAATGAGCAGATCCCCTTCGATCCTGATATTAAAATTGGAACCATGATTGAGGTACCGTCTGCAGCCTTATGTGCAGACATCTTGGCAAAGAAGGTTGACTTCTTCTCAATCGGAACCAATGACCTGATCCAGTATACCATTGCTGTCGATCGGGGTAATGAGAAGATAGCCTACCTGTATCAGCCATTTCACCCCGGGGTGCTGCGATCGATCCACATGATCGTAGAGAAAGCCCACCAGAACAACATACCGGTAAGCCTCTGCGGGGAGATGGCTTCCGATCCTCTCTGTTCCGTGCTGTTGGCCGGTATGGGGTTGGATGAATTGAGCATGGGGTCCCAAAGCCTCCTGCAGGTGCGAAAAATCTTGCGCTCGGTCTCTTCTGAAGATGCGAGGGCACTGGCACAGCAGGTCTTGGAAATGGACTCATATCTCACGATAAATACGTTTATAAGGGAGTGGATGCATGACCGATTCGATCATTTCACCACCATCTGA
- the der gene encoding ribosome biogenesis GTPase Der: MTDSIISPPSDTQDSPAKIPVISIVGRPNVGKSTLFNRLIGKRRAITDPTPGVTRDLIPERWYLGNHPVTLVDSGGVKVEREGFDDLVANKSLGLLSQSDAIIFMMECTAVTAEDEELLKALRPYSEKVLLVVNKVDDPKRDDLVWEYYQYGFQRVVGISAAHGLGIEDLEDTLLGMLEMVSLDEAPEETERVKLAIMGKPNTGKSTLTNLLVGSDVSIVSDIAGTTRDVVMGTFSYKGSDFTVLDTAGIRRKSKVEEDVEYYSVNRAIKTIDEADVVLLMVDAIEGLSDQDKKIANLIVRRGKGIILVLNKIDLLTGIGNELQAIKDRIRFLFPILGFAPITSISALKGQEIGKLLDTVWGVWKQLNKRVDTSQLNEAIKEWGEAYQPPRGSMGHYKVYYGTQFSANPVKFLMFVNRIKDFPQIYVQYLKNCIRRDLGFTQIPIEVDLRERKRNPSLHERGPKKPVVDGPKTEVKRNVGGRAFAKPKGTKPGNVASVDKSRKRMEKQAKRTTGKKRG; the protein is encoded by the coding sequence ATGACCGATTCGATCATTTCACCACCATCTGACACACAAGATTCACCGGCAAAGATTCCGGTTATCTCTATCGTAGGCCGCCCCAATGTGGGTAAGTCCACTTTGTTCAATCGCTTGATCGGCAAAAGACGGGCAATTACCGATCCGACCCCAGGGGTTACCCGTGACTTGATTCCTGAGCGCTGGTACCTTGGGAACCATCCTGTAACACTTGTTGATAGTGGTGGGGTAAAGGTAGAGCGAGAAGGGTTCGATGACCTGGTAGCAAATAAGAGTTTAGGCCTTCTCTCGCAAAGTGATGCCATCATTTTTATGATGGAGTGTACTGCTGTTACGGCTGAGGACGAAGAATTGCTGAAAGCATTGCGCCCATACAGCGAGAAGGTCCTGCTTGTGGTAAACAAGGTTGATGACCCCAAGCGTGATGACCTAGTCTGGGAGTACTACCAGTATGGATTTCAACGTGTGGTGGGTATTTCAGCCGCCCACGGTCTGGGCATTGAAGATCTGGAAGATACCCTGCTTGGAATGCTGGAAATGGTAAGCCTTGATGAGGCTCCTGAAGAAACCGAGCGCGTTAAGCTGGCCATAATGGGCAAGCCAAATACAGGCAAGTCCACCCTCACCAACCTCTTGGTCGGTTCGGATGTTTCAATTGTCAGTGATATTGCAGGCACTACCCGTGATGTTGTCATGGGAACTTTCTCATACAAGGGTAGTGACTTTACCGTACTTGATACTGCAGGTATCAGGCGTAAGAGCAAGGTTGAGGAGGATGTGGAATACTACTCCGTCAATCGTGCCATCAAGACCATCGATGAGGCTGATGTAGTGTTGTTGATGGTGGATGCTATCGAAGGACTCTCAGACCAGGATAAAAAGATTGCCAACCTTATTGTACGTAGGGGCAAGGGAATTATCTTGGTATTGAATAAGATTGACTTGCTCACTGGAATAGGGAACGAGCTGCAGGCTATCAAGGACAGGATCAGGTTCTTGTTCCCCATCCTTGGCTTTGCGCCCATCACGTCAATCAGCGCTCTCAAAGGGCAGGAAATTGGCAAGCTGCTCGATACAGTATGGGGGGTATGGAAGCAGCTCAATAAGCGTGTTGACACTTCTCAGCTGAACGAAGCGATCAAGGAGTGGGGAGAGGCCTATCAGCCTCCACGAGGAAGCATGGGGCATTACAAGGTCTATTATGGTACCCAGTTCAGTGCCAACCCAGTGAAGTTCCTTATGTTCGTCAACCGAATCAAGGACTTCCCGCAGATTTATGTCCAGTACTTGAAGAACTGTATTCGCCGAGATCTGGGATTCACCCAGATTCCCATTGAGGTAGATCTCCGTGAGCGTAAGAGAAATCCTTCCTTGCATGAGAGAGGACCCAAAAAGCCAGTAGTGGATGGCCCAAAGACAGAGGTGAAGCGTAATGTTGGAGGAAGAGCATTTGCAAAGCCAAAAGGGACCAAGCCAGGCAACGTGGCTTCAGTTGACAAGTCACGCAAGCGAATGGAAAAACAGGCAAAGCGTACTACCGGCAAGAAACGAGGTTGA
- a CDS encoding HAD family hydrolase translates to MGYLQEKGIRVLALDIDGTLYPKRMLNVRMVRSLFPSLTLAKAFNWARKEYRRVQDLHPTSPENREGLIHRQAQLVASRLRGKRTTDQVKAAVEKQFYQAWEHSFLSIKAYPTMVETLEKVHKQGVKIAVFSDFPLAGKLQTLGIADLVDYAYSTEESGYLKPSAKAFSFLLDHLQVNPSQVLYMGDSYTKDCRGARQAGMHSCLITKDTHRSFPEADLVVSSWKEFASLVL, encoded by the coding sequence ATGGGGTATCTGCAAGAGAAAGGTATCAGGGTTCTCGCGCTCGATATTGATGGCACGCTCTATCCAAAGAGGATGCTCAATGTAAGAATGGTTCGTTCCCTGTTTCCTTCCCTTACTCTTGCCAAGGCTTTCAACTGGGCAAGAAAGGAGTACCGTAGGGTGCAGGACCTGCACCCTACCTCTCCTGAAAATCGAGAAGGTCTCATACATCGACAGGCTCAGCTGGTTGCTTCCCGCTTGAGAGGGAAGCGGACAACTGATCAGGTTAAGGCCGCTGTTGAGAAGCAGTTCTATCAGGCTTGGGAGCATTCTTTTTTGAGTATCAAGGCGTATCCGACGATGGTTGAGACACTTGAAAAAGTACATAAGCAAGGTGTGAAGATTGCGGTTTTCAGTGATTTTCCCTTGGCTGGTAAGTTGCAGACCCTTGGTATTGCTGATTTGGTAGACTATGCCTACAGTACTGAGGAAAGCGGCTATTTGAAACCAAGTGCAAAAGCCTTTTCCTTCTTGCTTGATCACTTGCAGGTGAATCCCAGCCAAGTGCTCTATATGGGCGACAGTTACACCAAGGATTGCCGTGGTGCAAGACAGGCAGGGATGCATTCCTGCCTAATAACCAAGGATACCCACAGAAGTTTTCCCGAAGCTGACTTGGTGGTAAGCTCTTGGAAGGAGTTTGCTTCTCTGGTACTCTAA
- a CDS encoding nucleotide exchange factor GrpE yields MEKKQKESKSKSAQPAVDSEVKEELHTQESENQPAQEQEVQEMPEVEQKELEIVRLKEQLATAQEETASLKEQMLRDRADLENYRKRLLRDKEETVKFANENLIKDLLQPLDDLGRALQAAEATKDYEKVHDGVVMVNSQLYSTLEKNWGLQRIESVGKEFDPLEHEAYQMVVDDSLEHEVVLEEYVVGYKLHGRVLRPAKVKVGKPNV; encoded by the coding sequence ATGGAAAAGAAACAGAAAGAAAGCAAGTCCAAAAGTGCACAGCCTGCTGTTGATTCAGAAGTGAAAGAGGAACTTCACACACAAGAGAGTGAAAATCAGCCTGCACAAGAACAAGAAGTGCAGGAAATGCCTGAAGTGGAACAGAAGGAGTTGGAAATTGTGCGATTGAAGGAACAGCTTGCTACTGCACAGGAAGAAACCGCCTCTTTGAAGGAACAAATGCTTCGTGACCGTGCTGATCTTGAGAATTATAGGAAACGTCTTCTCCGAGACAAGGAAGAGACTGTGAAGTTTGCGAATGAAAACCTGATCAAGGATCTTCTTCAACCGTTGGATGACCTTGGCCGAGCCCTTCAGGCAGCGGAGGCTACAAAGGACTATGAAAAAGTGCATGATGGTGTGGTCATGGTTAATAGTCAGCTCTATTCCACCCTGGAGAAAAATTGGGGCTTGCAGAGAATTGAATCTGTAGGGAAAGAGTTCGACCCACTTGAGCATGAAGCCTATCAAATGGTTGTTGATGATTCCCTGGAACACGAAGTAGTACTGGAAGAGTACGTCGTCGGATATAAATTACATGGCCGGGTACTCAGGCCTGCGAAGGTAAAAGTTGGCAAGCCAAACGTTTGA
- the dnaK gene encoding molecular chaperone DnaK, producing the protein MGRIIGIDLGTTNSCVAVMEGNDPVVIANSEGQRTTPSVVGFTAKGDRLVGQPAKNQIVTNAENTVYSIKRFMGRKYREVPSELQKVSYKVTAGSSDEIKVEIRGESFSPQEISAAVLQKMKKTAEDYLGETVTEAVITVPAYFNDAQRQATKDAGKIAGLDVKRIVNEPTAAALAYGLGKDANREEKIAVYDLGGGTFDISILELGDGVFEVKSTNGDTHLGGDDFDQRIIDWIVGEFKKSNGIDLASDKMALQRLRESAEKAKIELSNSTSTDINLPFITADSSGPKHLQMTLTRAKFEQLVADLVERSKVPVQNALRDAGLTAADIDEVILVGGSTRIPAVQAMVRELFKKEPHKGVNPDEVVAMGAAIQGGILGGSVKDVLLLDVTPLSLGIETLGGVCTRLIERNTTIPTRKSQIFSTAADGQTAVSIHVLQGEREMASQNRTLGKFDLVGIPAAPRGVPQIEVTFDIDANGIVHVSAKDLGTGKEQKIRIESSSGLSEDEIDKMVKEAEAHAEEDKRERARIDARNEADSLIYSTEKSLKDYGDKISSEDKATIESAVADLKGVMDNQSATAEEIKAKVEALQQASYKLAEEVYKQSAASGAEGAEGQAQDSASQESTGENKKPKDGVEDADFEVVD; encoded by the coding sequence ATGGGAAGAATTATTGGAATTGACTTGGGGACTACCAATAGCTGCGTAGCAGTAATGGAAGGAAATGATCCCGTGGTCATCGCTAACAGCGAAGGTCAGCGGACAACCCCTAGTGTTGTTGGATTTACCGCCAAGGGAGACCGCCTGGTTGGGCAGCCTGCCAAGAACCAGATTGTTACCAATGCTGAGAATACCGTGTATTCCATCAAGCGCTTCATGGGTAGAAAGTACCGTGAAGTTCCTTCTGAACTCCAGAAGGTCTCCTATAAGGTAACCGCTGGAAGTAGCGATGAAATAAAAGTTGAAATCCGTGGAGAGTCTTTCTCTCCCCAGGAAATTTCTGCAGCAGTATTGCAGAAAATGAAGAAGACAGCTGAGGACTATCTTGGTGAAACGGTTACTGAAGCCGTTATCACCGTCCCTGCATACTTCAACGATGCCCAGAGACAGGCTACCAAAGATGCCGGTAAGATTGCTGGGCTTGATGTGAAGCGCATCGTAAATGAGCCCACTGCAGCTGCTTTGGCTTATGGCTTGGGCAAGGATGCTAATCGTGAGGAAAAAATTGCTGTCTACGACCTCGGTGGCGGTACCTTTGATATCTCCATTCTTGAGCTTGGAGATGGTGTATTTGAAGTAAAATCCACAAATGGTGATACCCACCTTGGTGGTGATGACTTTGATCAGCGAATCATTGACTGGATTGTCGGAGAGTTCAAGAAATCCAATGGGATTGACCTGGCATCTGACAAGATGGCATTGCAGAGACTGAGAGAGTCAGCAGAGAAAGCAAAGATTGAGCTTTCCAACTCAACCAGCACTGATATCAATTTGCCGTTCATCACCGCTGATAGCAGTGGTCCAAAACACTTGCAGATGACATTGACCCGTGCAAAGTTTGAGCAGCTGGTTGCCGATTTGGTTGAACGTTCAAAAGTGCCCGTACAGAATGCACTTCGGGATGCAGGCTTGACCGCTGCTGATATCGATGAGGTCATCCTGGTCGGTGGATCTACAAGAATTCCTGCAGTACAGGCTATGGTTCGTGAGCTGTTCAAGAAGGAGCCCCATAAGGGTGTAAACCCAGATGAAGTAGTTGCCATGGGCGCTGCCATTCAGGGTGGTATTCTCGGTGGTTCTGTTAAGGATGTGCTTTTGTTGGATGTTACCCCGCTCTCCTTGGGTATTGAAACCCTTGGTGGTGTTTGCACCCGCCTAATCGAGCGGAATACGACCATCCCAACCCGGAAGAGCCAGATCTTCAGTACTGCTGCTGATGGACAGACTGCTGTAAGCATTCATGTTCTCCAGGGTGAGCGCGAGATGGCCAGCCAGAACAGGACGCTCGGAAAGTTTGACTTGGTTGGTATTCCTGCAGCCCCTCGTGGTGTGCCGCAGATTGAGGTTACCTTCGACATCGATGCCAACGGTATTGTCCATGTATCTGCAAAGGATCTGGGTACCGGTAAGGAACAGAAGATTCGTATCGAGTCTTCCAGTGGCCTGAGCGAAGATGAAATCGACAAGATGGTCAAGGAAGCTGAAGCCCACGCTGAAGAGGACAAGAGAGAACGTGCTCGTATCGATGCCCGTAATGAAGCAGACAGCCTGATCTACTCCACCGAGAAGTCCCTCAAGGATTATGGTGATAAGATCAGTAGTGAGGATAAGGCTACCATCGAAAGTGCTGTTGCAGACCTCAAGGGTGTCATGGATAACCAGAGTGCAACCGCAGAAGAGATTAAGGCCAAAGTTGAAGCCTTGCAGCAAGCTTCTTACAAGCTGGCTGAAGAAGTCTATAAGCAGAGTGCAGCCTCTGGCGCTGAGGGCGCTGAAGGCCAAGCACAGGATTCTGCCTCCCAGGAATCAACCGGGGAGAATAAAAAGCCCAAGGACGGCGTTGAAGATGCCGACTTTGAGGTCGTAGACTAA
- the dnaJ gene encoding molecular chaperone DnaJ produces MAKRDYYEVLGVGKTATLDEIKKAYRKLAIANHPDRNPGDKAAEDRFKEATEAYDVLGDEKKRKMYDQYGFAGVDGANGGGHDYSNVYRDFSDIFGGGFGGGGFEDIFSSFFGGGGGRSQGRGGQRGPEAGSSLRYDVDIDFKDAVFGTKIEVAYSHQVACDVCHGSGSEGGSGTKVCPTCNGSGQVRRNSGFFAIASACPTCGGSGHVIENPCSSCHGTGLKRKQQKVKVSIPAGVDTGSRVVLRGMGDAGPNGGPAGDLYVYINVKPHKYFVRQDYDLFCQIPISITQASLGGEIKVPTIDGNSIKVNIPSGIQSGKMLRVKGRGVTKLNTTDRGDMYIKLQVQIPKRLGMKAKKLMQELSAALGEDESPNPVPFEA; encoded by the coding sequence GTGGCGAAACGTGATTATTATGAAGTGCTTGGAGTTGGAAAGACTGCAACACTAGACGAAATTAAAAAGGCATATCGCAAACTGGCAATTGCCAACCACCCAGACCGCAATCCAGGGGACAAGGCAGCTGAGGATCGCTTCAAGGAAGCAACTGAGGCATATGATGTCCTGGGTGATGAAAAGAAACGCAAAATGTACGATCAATACGGTTTTGCGGGAGTTGATGGCGCCAATGGTGGTGGTCATGACTACTCCAATGTGTACCGTGATTTCAGCGACATTTTTGGCGGTGGATTTGGCGGCGGTGGTTTTGAGGATATCTTCAGCTCCTTCTTTGGGGGAGGTGGTGGAAGATCTCAAGGCCGGGGTGGCCAGAGAGGCCCTGAAGCAGGTTCTTCTCTCCGGTATGATGTGGATATCGATTTTAAGGATGCAGTTTTTGGCACCAAGATTGAAGTTGCGTACTCCCATCAGGTAGCATGTGATGTTTGTCATGGAAGTGGGAGCGAAGGTGGATCTGGGACCAAGGTTTGTCCGACCTGTAATGGTTCAGGACAAGTTAGGCGAAACAGTGGGTTCTTTGCAATAGCCAGTGCCTGCCCTACCTGTGGTGGTAGTGGGCATGTCATTGAAAATCCCTGCTCATCCTGCCATGGCACTGGGTTGAAGAGAAAGCAACAGAAAGTGAAAGTCTCCATTCCTGCTGGAGTGGATACCGGTAGTAGGGTAGTGCTCAGGGGAATGGGAGATGCAGGTCCTAATGGAGGCCCAGCCGGGGATTTGTATGTATACATCAATGTTAAACCCCATAAATACTTTGTCCGTCAGGACTATGATTTGTTCTGCCAGATACCCATCTCGATAACCCAGGCATCCTTGGGCGGGGAGATAAAGGTTCCTACCATTGATGGTAATTCCATCAAGGTGAACATTCCTTCTGGTATCCAGAGTGGTAAAATGCTACGAGTGAAAGGTCGGGGAGTTACCAAGCTCAATACAACTGACCGGGGTGACATGTACATCAAGTTACAGGTCCAGATTCCCAAGCGATTGGGAATGAAGGCGAAGAAGTTGATGCAGGAATTAAGTGCTGCATTGGGTGAGGATGAGTCCCCCAATCCAGTTCCTTTCGAAGCGTAA
- the rlmB gene encoding 23S rRNA (guanosine(2251)-2'-O)-methyltransferase RlmB, with product MGEKIIGFHAIEEGLKKASSGSVLYIARGMGGHTQDLERQARLSSKVVVKKIAKVEMDRMVSQADHRGVVLDLVSSAKELGGKVQNLSVKDFCKSLKDDDSALVLVLDEITDPQNLGAILRSADQFSVSLVVIPDRRSAHANSTVIKVSSGAAHYVPMAQVTNINREIEYLKSQGFWVYGAAMDGQAVYKTTFPNRTVLVMGNEGKGIGQLTQRLCDHMVTIPMTGHIDSLNVSVATGILLYEVRRQQATK from the coding sequence ATGGGTGAGAAAATAATTGGCTTTCATGCCATAGAAGAAGGCCTGAAAAAGGCTTCCTCAGGGTCGGTGCTCTACATCGCCAGGGGAATGGGTGGACATACCCAGGATTTGGAGAGACAAGCTCGACTAAGCTCGAAAGTTGTGGTCAAGAAGATTGCAAAGGTTGAGATGGACCGAATGGTCAGCCAGGCGGACCATCGGGGTGTTGTACTGGATCTTGTGAGTTCTGCAAAAGAGTTGGGTGGTAAGGTCCAGAATCTTTCAGTAAAAGACTTTTGCAAGAGTCTTAAGGATGATGACAGTGCACTGGTCCTGGTGCTTGATGAGATTACCGATCCTCAGAACCTAGGAGCCATCCTTCGATCAGCAGATCAGTTCTCTGTATCCCTGGTTGTAATTCCTGACAGACGGAGTGCCCATGCGAACAGTACGGTCATCAAAGTCTCCTCTGGGGCGGCACACTATGTACCCATGGCACAGGTGACAAACATCAACCGTGAAATTGAGTACCTGAAGAGTCAAGGATTCTGGGTGTATGGCGCGGCTATGGATGGGCAGGCAGTATACAAGACTACATTCCCTAATAGAACCGTATTGGTAATGGGGAATGAAGGAAAGGGTATTGGGCAGCTTACTCAGCGGCTCTGCGACCATATGGTCACCATTCCTATGACTGGACACATCGATTCCTTGAACGTTTCCGTTGCAACAGGGATCCTCCTTTATGAAGTGAGAAGACAACAGGCAACGAAATAG